One Oncorhynchus masou masou isolate Uvic2021 chromosome 18, UVic_Omas_1.1, whole genome shotgun sequence DNA window includes the following coding sequences:
- the LOC135505169 gene encoding uncharacterized protein LOC135505169, whose protein sequence is MSLEELLQAGGVRPVGRSLAISLPSLSLRLWDMSHTHAPPSHTHSYSDLQYTHPPSSHTKPEHPHTHSDLPPTPCSSRSQPHPSPPTASPHWPDQGSAANTFTRHWSSWSVDRLDAVVTPYDTPPDRRLPFRPHLSYRNYNSQPAPGQHDACDPEEAEFSELDFLYRASLQAGCRGGSPVRRLQCGVGGPARSLTPNANMERSVYQTDCSSTMVHSLSGTIINPRRHRLAATRSFEMSNGAGSFWCLTGVKLSPDH, encoded by the exons ATGAGCCTGGAGGAGTTGTTACAGGCTGGGGGTGTGAGACCTGTTGGCAGATCCCTggccatctctctcccctctctatctctcagacTCTGGGATatgtctcacacacacgctcccccctcacacacacactcttactcTGACCTCCAATACACACACCCTCCATCCTCACATACAAAGCCtgagcacccacacacacactccgaccTTCCACCCACCCCCTGCTCCTCCCGCAGTCAGCCCCACCCCTCACCCCCCACTGCCTCTCCACATTGGCCCGATCAAGGTTCCGCCGCCAACACCTTCACACGTCATTGGTCCTCCTGGAGCGTGGACCGCCTAGATGCCGTGGTTACGCCATATGACACACCTCCAGACCGCCGCCTCCCCTTTAGGCCACACCTCTCCTACCGAAACTACAACTCCCAGCCTGCCCCTGGGCAGCATGACGCCTGTGACCCTGAGGAGGCAGAGTTTTCAGAGCTGGACTTCCTATACCGGGCCAGCCTCCAGGCAGGATGTAGAG gtggtaGCCCGGTCAGGAGGCTGCAGTGTGGGGTAGGAGGGCCAGCCCGTTCCCTCACCCCCAATGCCAACATGGAGAGGAGTGTGTACCAGACTGACTGCAGCAGCACAATGGTCCACAGTCTGAGCGGCACAATCATCAACCCGCGTCGCCACCGTCTCGCCGCAACACGCAGCTTT GAGATGTCCAATGGTGCAGGGAGTTTCTGGTGTCTGACTGGGGTGAAGCTATCTCCAGACCACTGA